In Erythrobacter sp. F6033, a single genomic region encodes these proteins:
- the ccoS gene encoding cbb3-type cytochrome oxidase assembly protein CcoS, translating into MTNLAFLIPIALFMGAAGLAAFFWAMRSGQYEDMDGAAARILIDEEDTEQ; encoded by the coding sequence ATGACTAATCTGGCTTTCTTGATCCCGATCGCGCTCTTCATGGGAGCGGCTGGTCTTGCCGCGTTTTTCTGGGCCATGCGGTCTGGTCAGTACGAGGATATGGACGGGGCTGCGGCTCGTATTCTAATCGACGAAGAGGATACGGAACAATGA
- a CDS encoding cbb3-type cytochrome c oxidase subunit 3, translated as MSLYETLRHLADSYGLVVIFALYLLLCGWHFLPRARAGVEEAKHSIFKDDDDG; from the coding sequence ATGAGCCTCTATGAAACGCTGCGTCATCTCGCCGACAGTTATGGTCTGGTGGTGATCTTCGCACTCTATCTCTTGCTGTGCGGATGGCACTTCCTCCCTCGTGCACGTGCCGGAGTTGAGGAAGCCAAGCACTCGATTTTCAAGGACGATGATGATGGCTGA
- the ccoG gene encoding cytochrome c oxidase accessory protein CcoG codes for MTASDQLEQPSKWVRALDKTGITRGGPPSNGPLYEKRKSVHNKRIDGPFRRFKWLVMVVTLAIYYITPWLRWDRGPYAPDQAVLIDLANRRFYMFDIEIWPHEFYFVAGMLIMAGIGLFLVTSAVGRAWCGYACPQTVWTDLFQHVDRFIDGDRNARMRLDKAPWGPSKIARRGGKWGIYLLISLVTGGAWILYFADAQTLFVEFFTGTASPVAYMTVAVLTGTTFWLGGFMREQVCIYMCPWPRIQAAMLDEQSLIVTYKDWRGEQRGSLKKAQKELEKYGDCIDCRECIAVCPTGIDIREGQQVGCITCALCIDACDRVMKDIGRPRGLIDYATLDQCEAEAAGAPAMPAWKALLRPRTFIYFGIWGAIGTAMLFALGTRSHTGLTVSPDRNPPFMLMKDGSVRNAYTLRLRNMEGRPRDMEIALSGLPRGAVMWTDRIGRDEAAATQKIAVPADETRVVRAYVTIPAGSSADQFTFELTSLDEQREQDAEPTTFAMPGGN; via the coding sequence ATGACCGCCTCTGACCAACTCGAACAGCCCAGCAAATGGGTTCGTGCTCTCGACAAGACTGGCATCACTCGCGGCGGCCCGCCGAGTAACGGCCCGCTCTATGAAAAGCGAAAGAGTGTCCATAACAAACGGATCGATGGCCCGTTTCGCCGATTTAAATGGCTGGTTATGGTGGTCACACTTGCGATCTATTACATAACGCCGTGGCTGCGCTGGGATCGCGGCCCATACGCGCCTGATCAAGCGGTGCTTATCGATCTTGCAAACCGCCGTTTCTACATGTTCGATATCGAGATCTGGCCGCACGAGTTTTATTTCGTTGCTGGCATGCTGATCATGGCGGGTATTGGCCTCTTCCTGGTGACAAGTGCGGTTGGCCGGGCCTGGTGCGGCTATGCCTGCCCTCAAACTGTGTGGACCGACCTCTTTCAGCATGTTGACCGCTTTATCGACGGAGACCGCAATGCACGCATGCGGCTGGACAAGGCACCGTGGGGGCCGTCCAAGATCGCCCGACGTGGCGGTAAATGGGGCATCTATCTGCTGATCAGCCTCGTCACTGGCGGCGCCTGGATTCTGTATTTTGCCGATGCGCAAACTTTGTTTGTTGAATTCTTCACGGGAACGGCTTCCCCGGTCGCCTATATGACCGTTGCGGTGCTTACTGGGACTACGTTCTGGCTAGGCGGCTTTATGCGCGAACAAGTGTGCATCTACATGTGCCCATGGCCCCGCATTCAAGCCGCTATGCTCGATGAGCAATCCTTGATCGTTACCTATAAGGATTGGCGCGGCGAGCAGCGGGGCAGCCTCAAGAAAGCGCAAAAAGAACTCGAGAAATACGGCGATTGCATTGATTGCCGTGAATGCATCGCGGTCTGTCCCACCGGCATCGATATCCGCGAAGGACAGCAGGTTGGTTGCATCACCTGCGCCCTTTGCATTGATGCATGCGATCGGGTCATGAAGGATATCGGACGTCCGCGCGGCCTGATCGACTACGCAACTCTGGATCAATGCGAGGCAGAGGCCGCGGGTGCGCCAGCGATGCCCGCGTGGAAGGCATTGCTGCGCCCGCGGACATTTATCTATTTCGGTATATGGGGGGCAATCGGTACCGCGATGCTGTTCGCTTTGGGCACCCGCTCGCACACGGGGCTGACCGTTTCTCCCGACCGCAACCCACCCTTTATGTTGATGAAGGATGGATCGGTACGCAACGCATACACTTTGCGGTTGCGCAATATGGAAGGGCGCCCGCGTGATATGGAAATCGCGCTATCGGGCCTACCGCGGGGCGCAGTGATGTGGACCGACCGCATCGGGCGAGATGAGGCTGCTGCGACTCAGAAAATCGCCGTTCCTGCCGACGAAACCCGCGTTGTGCGTGCGTACGTGACGATCCCGGCGGGCAGCAGCGCAGATCAATTCACATTTGAGCTGACATCGCTTGATGAACAGCGCGAACAGGACGCCGAACCAACAACATTCGCCATGCCCGGAGGCAATTGA
- a CDS encoding DNA polymerase Y family protein, which yields MRLVALNRAALECGLTLGSNLADARAVEPELIVYDHNPQADAELLDQIADECVRYTPMVAVEPPDGLALDITGSAHLSGGEMELQQDVRGWFASQQIATRLACASSAEAASALARFHRGEVADEMQAIRSLPVAALQLDPEADLGLRRAGLKMIGDVMDRPRKVIAARFGAASVYRLERLIGKSAKPLDTRRPQRSFTFHRRFAEPITSKTYSVSVLRELLDEANAELAGENLGGRAFEARFNRVDGAVQSLYIETGRSTRDSTAIARLFDERLDGLADPLDPGFGFDSVELAIVQTELLKSQQEDIEKEVRRDNTLAETLDILRVRLGRNRVLRFRPNDTHIPENTQIALPAIDAGHPFAWQSAELGEPPSRPLHLFDPPQRIAVIAEIPDGPPKRFRWRKKVRDVARHEGPERIASEWWKASEDPLGRTQLTRDYYRIEDTEGRRYWVFRHGLYGREADDPNWYLHGLFA from the coding sequence ATGCGTCTTGTGGCGCTCAACCGGGCCGCACTGGAATGCGGGCTTACCCTAGGATCAAACTTAGCTGATGCGCGGGCGGTTGAGCCAGAGTTGATCGTGTACGATCACAACCCTCAAGCCGATGCAGAACTGCTCGATCAGATTGCTGATGAATGCGTGCGCTATACGCCAATGGTCGCCGTGGAACCACCAGATGGCCTGGCACTCGATATTACAGGCAGCGCGCATCTTTCAGGGGGAGAGATGGAGCTTCAACAGGATGTTCGAGGCTGGTTCGCGAGTCAGCAGATTGCAACACGCCTGGCATGCGCATCCTCTGCTGAAGCGGCGAGCGCTTTGGCTCGCTTCCATCGCGGCGAGGTAGCGGACGAAATGCAGGCAATTCGTTCTTTGCCTGTGGCTGCGCTGCAGCTTGATCCCGAAGCCGATTTGGGATTGCGCCGAGCAGGGCTGAAAATGATCGGTGATGTGATGGACCGCCCGCGCAAAGTCATCGCCGCGCGTTTCGGAGCCGCAAGCGTTTATCGGCTGGAACGTTTGATCGGGAAAAGTGCAAAGCCGCTTGATACGCGTAGACCCCAGCGTTCTTTCACCTTTCACCGCCGCTTTGCTGAGCCCATCACAAGCAAGACCTATTCTGTCAGCGTGCTGCGCGAATTGCTTGATGAAGCCAACGCAGAACTCGCTGGTGAGAACCTTGGTGGCCGCGCCTTTGAAGCGCGTTTCAACAGGGTCGATGGTGCAGTCCAAAGCCTGTATATCGAAACCGGCCGATCGACCCGAGACAGCACCGCGATTGCCAGACTCTTCGATGAACGATTGGATGGTTTGGCCGACCCGCTCGATCCCGGTTTCGGTTTTGACAGCGTCGAGCTTGCTATCGTTCAGACCGAGCTTTTGAAGTCGCAGCAGGAAGATATCGAAAAAGAGGTAAGGCGCGACAATACACTGGCGGAAACTCTGGATATTTTGCGCGTCCGACTGGGGCGCAACCGGGTGCTGCGTTTTCGCCCGAACGACACGCATATTCCCGAAAACACCCAAATTGCGCTGCCTGCTATAGATGCAGGGCATCCCTTTGCCTGGCAGTCAGCAGAGCTGGGGGAACCTCCTTCACGCCCGCTGCACTTGTTCGATCCGCCGCAGCGCATTGCTGTCATCGCAGAAATTCCCGACGGGCCGCCAAAACGGTTTCGCTGGCGCAAAAAAGTGCGCGATGTCGCGCGGCATGAGGGGCCAGAGCGGATTGCATCGGAATGGTGGAAAGCGAGCGAAGACCCGCTCGGGCGTACGCAATTGACGCGCGATTATTATCGCATCGAGGATACAGAGGGACGGCGGTATTGGGTGTTTCGTCATGGCCTTTATGGCCGCGAAGCCGATGATCCGAACTGGTATTTACACGGGCTGTTTGCCTGA
- a CDS encoding heavy metal translocating P-type ATPase — translation MNTLAAPVATDEGAISTTRFTVPGMRCAGCIAKLERELPKIAGVNGARVNFSAKRVAIEHDEGMREDDLAEAILKLGFEAQQVEDNPLGQEVAERKTLMRALGVAGFGMMNVMLLSVSIWSGAEGATRDLFHWLSALIAMPVIAYAGRPFLASAWMALKHGRTNMDVPISIGVVLATALSLYETITGGPHAYFESAVMLLFFLLAGRALDAEMRTRTRAEIGALLGRMGKTASVIGPDGSTRRLPARELEPGMLVLVAAGEALAADGEVEQGASSIDNSMLTGESAPERIGVGSAIHAGAINITAPIRLRLTRTAEDTAIAEIARLMDEAGQSRSQYVRIADRASRLYAPVVHTLAALAFVGWMIAGAGWHQSLVIAIAVLIITCPCAMGLAVPTAQVVASGALLKRGLLVKDGSALERLAEVDVALFDKTGTLTLGEPRADIAELDSKARSVALALAQASRHPLSKGLALTLREASVAPAPVSDISEHSGQGISGQWNGMRVALERPGNAEEGLAAALVIGEHHHVLHFTDPMRSDCAATLATLAKHGVDASILSGDRHAPVEHAAKQLSIPFAAEASPQDKLAALASLKDQGRKPLMVGDGLNDGPALAAAHASIAPSTASDASQQAADAVFIGEKLFPVALAVRVARRTMAVVRQNFGFAIGYNVLAIPLAVFGYVTPLIAAIAMSLSSLVVVANSLRLASSAKGNAP, via the coding sequence ATGAACACGCTTGCTGCCCCTGTCGCCACGGACGAAGGTGCAATTAGCACGACGCGATTTACGGTGCCGGGCATGCGCTGTGCTGGCTGCATAGCCAAGCTTGAGCGCGAGCTTCCTAAGATTGCGGGCGTAAACGGTGCACGGGTCAATTTTTCGGCCAAACGCGTCGCAATTGAACACGATGAGGGCATGCGCGAAGATGATCTCGCCGAAGCGATCCTAAAGCTAGGGTTTGAAGCGCAACAGGTCGAAGATAACCCGCTTGGCCAGGAGGTCGCAGAGCGCAAAACTTTGATGCGCGCCTTGGGGGTTGCGGGCTTTGGCATGATGAATGTCATGCTGCTTTCGGTAAGTATCTGGTCTGGAGCCGAGGGCGCGACGCGCGACCTCTTCCATTGGCTTTCTGCGCTGATCGCCATGCCTGTGATCGCCTATGCCGGGCGTCCTTTTTTAGCATCGGCATGGATGGCGCTCAAACATGGGCGCACCAATATGGATGTGCCCATTTCTATCGGAGTGGTTCTGGCAACCGCTTTAAGCCTGTACGAGACGATAACTGGCGGCCCGCATGCATATTTCGAAAGCGCCGTCATGCTGCTCTTCTTCCTTCTCGCAGGGCGCGCGCTTGACGCGGAAATGCGCACGCGTACGCGCGCAGAAATCGGTGCTCTGTTAGGGCGGATGGGCAAGACAGCGAGCGTGATCGGCCCCGATGGTTCAACCCGGCGCCTACCAGCGCGTGAGCTTGAACCGGGGATGTTGGTGCTGGTTGCTGCGGGTGAAGCCTTGGCCGCCGATGGCGAGGTCGAACAGGGCGCCAGCTCGATCGACAATTCGATGCTGACCGGAGAAAGCGCGCCGGAGCGCATCGGTGTTGGCTCTGCAATTCACGCAGGGGCAATCAACATCACCGCCCCCATCCGTTTGCGCCTCACCCGCACCGCCGAAGACACTGCAATCGCCGAAATCGCACGATTGATGGATGAGGCGGGCCAATCTCGCAGCCAATACGTACGGATCGCCGACCGCGCCTCGCGCCTTTACGCACCCGTCGTTCACACGCTTGCCGCACTCGCTTTTGTCGGGTGGATGATCGCCGGGGCTGGCTGGCATCAGTCTCTGGTCATCGCCATTGCCGTGCTAATCATCACATGTCCGTGTGCGATGGGCCTTGCGGTTCCCACCGCTCAGGTTGTGGCGTCGGGCGCACTGTTAAAGCGGGGTTTGCTTGTCAAAGATGGCAGCGCGCTGGAACGGCTCGCTGAGGTGGATGTGGCGCTGTTCGACAAGACTGGTACGCTGACCTTGGGGGAACCACGCGCCGACATCGCGGAGCTTGATAGCAAGGCGCGCAGTGTTGCCTTAGCGCTGGCCCAAGCGAGCAGGCATCCATTGAGCAAGGGGCTGGCCCTAACCTTGCGCGAAGCAAGTGTTGCGCCAGCACCTGTCTCGGACATTTCAGAGCATAGCGGGCAAGGCATTAGCGGTCAGTGGAATGGGATGCGGGTCGCACTCGAGCGGCCTGGCAACGCTGAAGAAGGCCTCGCCGCCGCGCTAGTCATTGGCGAGCATCACCATGTTCTGCACTTCACTGATCCTATGCGCAGCGATTGTGCGGCAACGCTTGCGACGCTGGCCAAGCATGGCGTTGATGCGAGCATACTGTCGGGGGATCGTCATGCACCGGTTGAACACGCCGCGAAGCAGCTCTCGATCCCCTTTGCTGCAGAGGCGTCTCCGCAAGATAAGCTGGCCGCTCTCGCGTCGCTGAAAGATCAAGGGCGAAAGCCGCTTATGGTCGGCGATGGCCTCAATGATGGACCTGCGCTTGCTGCCGCACACGCTTCGATAGCGCCAAGCACTGCCAGCGATGCCAGCCAACAGGCGGCAGATGCGGTGTTTATTGGCGAAAAGCTGTTTCCGGTTGCTCTTGCAGTCCGGGTCGCGCGGCGCACGATGGCCGTCGTGCGGCAGAATTTCGGCTTTGCTATCGGGTATAATGTGCTGGCCATACCGCTGGCTGTGTTTGGCTATGTCACGCCGCTCATCGCGGCGATCGCCATGTCGTTGAGTTCACTGGTCGTGGTCGCCAATTCACTGCGCCTCGCCAGCAGCGCAAAAGGAAACGCGCCATGA
- the ccoO gene encoding cytochrome-c oxidase, cbb3-type subunit II encodes MSTNSPKPTPSQGAFEGHKKIEKNVTILAAATLVTVAIGGIVEIAPLFWIDNTIEKVEGMRPYTPLEQAGRDIYIREGCYTCHSQMIRPFRDEVERYGHYSLAAESMYDHPFQWGSKRTGPDLARVGGRYSDTWHVQHLKNPQSVVPQSIMPSYSFLAKTKLTVPDASAKLTALSRVGVPYSDADIEMAENDLFAQADPERDAGDLQERYPKAQIRDYDGDPTRVTEMDALVAYLQMLGTLVDVDKAAAQTELAEELGR; translated from the coding sequence ATGAGCACCAACTCACCCAAACCCACTCCTTCTCAAGGCGCTTTCGAGGGCCACAAGAAAATTGAGAAAAACGTCACCATACTGGCGGCGGCAACCCTTGTGACAGTGGCCATAGGCGGGATCGTCGAAATCGCTCCGCTGTTCTGGATCGATAACACGATCGAGAAGGTCGAAGGCATGCGGCCTTACACCCCTCTGGAGCAAGCAGGGCGCGACATCTACATTCGCGAAGGCTGCTACACCTGTCATAGTCAGATGATCCGGCCCTTTCGCGATGAGGTGGAGCGCTATGGCCACTACTCGCTGGCAGCCGAAAGTATGTATGATCACCCGTTCCAGTGGGGGTCGAAACGCACTGGTCCGGACCTTGCGAGAGTAGGCGGTCGTTATTCGGATACGTGGCATGTCCAGCATCTGAAAAACCCGCAAAGTGTGGTGCCGCAAAGCATCATGCCGAGCTATTCTTTCCTAGCCAAAACGAAACTGACAGTGCCCGATGCATCAGCCAAGCTAACCGCGCTTAGCCGCGTTGGCGTGCCGTATTCGGACGCGGACATTGAGATGGCCGAGAATGATCTCTTTGCCCAAGCCGATCCGGAGCGCGATGCGGGAGATCTGCAAGAACGGTATCCCAAAGCGCAAATCCGCGATTACGACGGCGATCCCACGCGCGTCACCGAAATGGATGCGCTGGTCGCCTATCTGCAAATGCTGGGAACTCTGGTCGATGTCGACAAGGCTGCTGCTCAGACCGAGCTGGCAGAGGAGCTGGGTCGATGA
- a CDS encoding FixH family protein, which translates to MSAKPTKSRFTGRHMAAILIFGFGIVVAVNFTMAGFATGGFHGVVVQNSYVASQQFNTWLEEAEADQALGWEVDAKRDQDGYLDLTANGVPEGALITAELRRPIGVRDYASVTFEQSENGSYRSTTPVDEGRWTIRISIEADSETWSAEDELR; encoded by the coding sequence ATGAGTGCAAAGCCAACAAAATCCCGGTTCACTGGTCGGCACATGGCGGCAATCCTGATCTTTGGCTTTGGTATTGTCGTGGCGGTCAATTTCACCATGGCAGGTTTTGCGACGGGAGGTTTCCACGGCGTCGTGGTCCAAAACTCCTATGTCGCAAGTCAGCAGTTCAACACTTGGCTGGAAGAAGCCGAAGCGGATCAAGCGCTGGGATGGGAAGTCGACGCGAAACGCGATCAGGACGGATATCTTGATCTCACCGCTAATGGCGTTCCCGAAGGCGCCCTGATCACCGCAGAGCTGCGCCGCCCGATAGGCGTGCGCGACTATGCGTCTGTGACGTTTGAGCAATCAGAAAATGGTTCATACCGTTCGACCACTCCGGTGGATGAAGGGCGATGGACCATTCGCATCTCGATTGAAGCTGATAGCGAAACATGGTCCGCAGAAGACGAGCTGAGATGA
- the hemN gene encoding oxygen-independent coproporphyrinogen III oxidase: protein MWPYHPELLETPVPRYTSYPTAVDFGELPTAALTHAIEGASGDISLYLHIPFCESICHYCGCNTGKANRKQRVESYLAALHTEIETVASLLPRDARVRRIAFGGGSPNAIEPSQFIALVDALGRNFWLGDCEWSIELDPRSMSSVWGEAVAEAGITRASMGVQTFAAHCQKAIGREQSDAMICRSIDWLRDAGVTSLNFDLMYGLPHQSADDLADSLEYTKLLGADRIAVFGYAHVPHLIARQRIIDAGALPDAKARFDMAAMAHEFLTNEGYDAIGFDHFALPRDPMAIATQSGRLRRNFQGFSDDPGEVLIGLGASAISGFPHLIAQNEKNNGRYRMKASQGMLTSSVGVVRNREDQMRGKVIEDLLCKGFATLPPCIYASCGIKLDRFIGRSLARFDGMTFVIQPAGLPYARAIAAQFDQFREVSQRRFSSAI, encoded by the coding sequence ATGTGGCCTTATCATCCAGAATTGCTCGAAACGCCGGTGCCGCGTTACACGAGCTATCCGACTGCCGTCGATTTTGGCGAGCTTCCAACCGCTGCTTTGACGCATGCAATCGAAGGGGCGAGCGGGGACATCTCGCTTTACCTTCACATTCCGTTTTGCGAGAGCATTTGCCATTATTGCGGGTGCAATACGGGTAAAGCCAATCGCAAGCAGCGTGTGGAGAGTTACCTCGCTGCTCTCCATACCGAAATTGAAACGGTCGCTTCGCTCCTGCCGCGCGACGCCAGAGTTCGCCGGATCGCCTTTGGCGGTGGCAGCCCCAACGCAATCGAACCGAGCCAGTTCATTGCGCTTGTCGATGCACTGGGCCGCAATTTCTGGCTGGGCGACTGCGAGTGGTCAATTGAATTGGACCCGCGCTCCATGAGCAGCGTCTGGGGTGAGGCCGTTGCCGAGGCAGGCATCACACGCGCCAGCATGGGAGTGCAGACCTTTGCCGCGCATTGCCAGAAAGCAATCGGGCGCGAGCAGAGTGACGCGATGATTTGTCGCAGCATTGATTGGCTGCGAGACGCGGGTGTGACATCGCTGAATTTCGATCTGATGTATGGCTTGCCCCATCAAAGCGCAGACGACCTCGCGGACAGTCTCGAATACACAAAGCTGCTTGGTGCCGACCGGATTGCGGTGTTCGGCTATGCCCATGTGCCGCATTTGATCGCCCGCCAGAGAATCATCGACGCGGGCGCTTTGCCAGATGCGAAGGCACGCTTTGATATGGCCGCGATGGCGCATGAGTTTCTCACCAACGAGGGCTATGATGCAATTGGGTTCGATCATTTTGCCTTGCCGAGAGACCCGATGGCAATCGCGACCCAATCAGGCCGTTTGCGCCGCAATTTTCAGGGCTTCAGCGATGATCCGGGTGAAGTGCTGATCGGTTTGGGCGCAAGCGCAATCAGTGGCTTTCCCCACCTCATCGCTCAAAACGAAAAGAACAACGGTCGATACCGGATGAAGGCATCGCAAGGGATGCTCACATCAAGTGTTGGCGTGGTGAGAAATCGCGAAGATCAGATGCGAGGCAAGGTGATAGAAGACTTGCTGTGCAAGGGTTTTGCCACACTTCCACCCTGTATCTACGCCTCGTGCGGGATCAAACTGGACCGTTTCATCGGACGAAGCTTGGCGCGGTTTGATGGGATGACCTTTGTAATTCAACCAGCAGGCCTGCCATATGCGAGAGCCATAGCGGCGCAATTCGATCAGTTTAGAGAGGTCTCACAGCGGCGCTTCAGCTCTGCAATTTAA
- the ccoP gene encoding cytochrome-c oxidase, cbb3-type subunit III has protein sequence MADKNRVDEPTGTELVGHEWDGIEELNTPLPRWWLWTFYATIAWSVVYVVLYPAWPMVSQATEGVLGWSSRGALADEMTAADMARVSTFERIAVTDITKLSADPELMGQAIAGGAAAFKQHCVQCHGAGAAGYEEYGYPNLNDDDWIWGGEIGDIEYTLTHGIRWEGSDQTRISYMPAFEGIFEREQVDALVGHVLSLSGNGSSNAVGAELYAANCVACHQASGEGDQLQGAPALNDAIWLYGNSEASIRQQILAPRHGAMPGWSDKLDPVTIRMLAAYVHSRGGGEDTAQDAPIAETSEQEAAQQEVSGAEGDDRL, from the coding sequence ATGGCTGATAAAAATCGTGTTGATGAACCCACAGGCACAGAACTCGTCGGCCATGAATGGGATGGGATCGAGGAGCTCAATACCCCCCTTCCGCGCTGGTGGCTTTGGACCTTCTACGCGACCATCGCGTGGAGCGTCGTCTATGTCGTGCTCTACCCTGCATGGCCGATGGTAAGCCAAGCGACCGAAGGCGTGCTTGGCTGGTCAAGCCGCGGAGCGCTTGCTGACGAAATGACAGCAGCTGACATGGCAAGGGTAAGCACATTCGAACGGATCGCGGTGACGGATATCACCAAACTTTCTGCCGATCCCGAGCTCATGGGCCAAGCCATCGCTGGGGGTGCAGCGGCATTCAAACAACATTGTGTTCAGTGCCATGGCGCTGGCGCAGCGGGCTATGAAGAATATGGCTATCCCAACCTCAACGATGATGACTGGATTTGGGGCGGTGAAATCGGCGATATCGAATACACCCTGACCCATGGCATCCGCTGGGAAGGGTCGGACCAAACCCGTATCTCTTACATGCCAGCTTTTGAGGGCATCTTTGAGCGCGAACAGGTTGATGCTTTGGTCGGCCATGTCCTTTCGCTTAGCGGGAACGGATCGAGCAATGCGGTGGGCGCTGAATTGTACGCCGCCAATTGCGTGGCGTGCCACCAAGCGTCTGGAGAAGGCGACCAATTGCAGGGTGCGCCTGCGCTCAATGATGCAATCTGGCTGTACGGCAACAGCGAAGCGAGCATTCGTCAGCAGATCCTCGCTCCGCGTCATGGCGCAATGCCGGGCTGGAGCGATAAGCTCGACCCGGTAACAATTCGCATGCTTGCCGCATACGTCCACTCACGAGGCGGCGGGGAAGATACCGCCCAAGATGCACCAATTGCAGAAACCAGTGAGCAAGAAGCCGCTCAGCAAGAGGTATCGGGAGCGGAGGGTGATGACCGCCTCTGA